One Dysosmobacter welbionis DNA segment encodes these proteins:
- a CDS encoding ABC transporter ATP-binding protein, with translation MSNELLTLKNLKQYFPVGKDRFVRAVDGVDLTINHGDVMGLVGESGSGKSTIAYTVMGMYGMTGGEIDFEGEVFTKETKRKRSMKFRREAQIVFQDPGSSLNPYQDVRSILSLPLKVHKVVPKNEIDDKILEILEMVELPADFMYKSPNSIGGGEKQLVSIARALCCNPKFIILDEPTSSLDVSIQAKIINMLIKLKKEQNLTYMFITHDMGVMRNVSNRVAIMYLGKICEIAPTETFYRNPLHPYTQMLLSSIPVVSEEDETIKPKAVECVGEIPSPVNVPTGCSFHTRCPYKCERCTKEDPVMREVEPGHTVRCHLIDK, from the coding sequence ATGTCGAATGAGTTATTGACATTAAAGAACCTGAAGCAGTACTTTCCTGTGGGAAAAGACCGGTTTGTGCGGGCAGTGGATGGCGTGGACCTGACCATCAACCATGGGGATGTCATGGGCCTTGTGGGTGAGTCCGGCTCCGGAAAGAGCACGATTGCCTATACCGTTATGGGCATGTACGGGATGACGGGCGGCGAGATCGACTTTGAGGGCGAGGTTTTCACAAAGGAGACCAAGCGGAAGAGGAGCATGAAATTCCGCCGCGAGGCGCAGATCGTCTTTCAGGATCCCGGCTCTTCCCTAAACCCCTATCAGGATGTGCGCAGCATTCTGAGTCTGCCGCTGAAGGTACATAAGGTAGTTCCCAAGAACGAGATTGACGATAAGATCCTTGAGATTCTGGAGATGGTAGAACTTCCCGCCGACTTCATGTACAAGTCGCCTAACTCCATCGGTGGCGGTGAGAAGCAGCTGGTCTCCATAGCCCGGGCACTGTGCTGCAATCCCAAGTTCATCATTCTGGATGAGCCAACCTCTTCTCTGGATGTCTCCATCCAGGCCAAGATCATCAACATGCTCATCAAGCTGAAGAAGGAGCAGAACCTCACCTATATGTTCATCACCCACGACATGGGCGTAATGCGGAACGTCTCCAACCGGGTGGCGATCATGTATCTGGGCAAGATTTGCGAAATCGCCCCCACCGAGACATTCTATCGAAATCCGCTGCACCCCTATACACAGATGCTGCTGTCCTCGATCCCGGTAGTTTCGGAGGAGGACGAGACCATCAAACCAAAGGCAGTGGAGTGCGTGGGGGAAATTCCGTCCCCGGTCAATGTGCCGACGGGCTGCAGTTTTCACACCCGCTGCCCCTACAAATGCGAGCGGTGCACAAAAGAAGACCCGGTGATGCGGGAGGTGGAGCCAGGGCATACGGTCCGCTGTCATTTGATAGATAAATAG
- a CDS encoding ABC transporter substrate-binding protein: protein MKRILALVLALLSCVGLLSGCGGDTAGDPADAQTGDGTRPSIIRFSADSTPKIDPAVITDLVGSVCVENLYDNLTYPDETPNLATDWEASPDGLEYTFHLKEGVKFHSGNDLTASDVVFSFNRFKTIGQGFAYLFDTVEECVADDDYTVRFVLAEPLGSFMGIIWHLYILDEETVMANIVDDGTYGEYGDYAMAWLLDNDAGSGPYTATEMVHSDYFLASRFPDWHMGWEGRENAPEQFQAIYLTEPSTQQTMMANQELEISSPWFAPENYEALDEIEGVELAFTTWACTQYIFFNTQAAPTDDLNYRKALSCLLDYESFLGPVFYGAERSVGPVSSAINGHNDSCTTYNYDIEQAKEYLAQSRYADTYQDIELECFLLDSAPALEKMMLSLQANCAQVGITMNIRKGPWLTYQEQISNPDSAPNVSTCNITPSVNDAASVMRTLFGSATQGTFENPTWVSTPELDERLDTAVTILDTDERNAAAMELQDYVMAELCASAPVADMANPYAYQSTYIDWPVADYYNETGELKYYALGMDMYMPDISIYTDR, encoded by the coding sequence ATGAAACGAATTCTTGCATTGGTCCTGGCCCTTTTGAGCTGCGTCGGCCTGCTGTCCGGGTGCGGCGGAGACACTGCGGGCGACCCGGCAGACGCTCAGACGGGAGACGGCACCCGCCCCAGCATCATCCGCTTCTCTGCGGACAGTACGCCCAAGATTGATCCGGCGGTGATTACGGACTTGGTCGGCAGCGTATGTGTTGAAAATCTGTATGATAATCTCACCTATCCAGATGAAACGCCGAACCTGGCCACCGATTGGGAGGCCAGCCCGGATGGATTGGAGTATACCTTCCATCTGAAGGAGGGCGTGAAGTTCCACAGCGGAAACGACCTGACAGCTTCCGATGTCGTGTTTTCCTTTAACCGCTTCAAAACGATTGGACAGGGATTTGCGTACCTCTTCGACACCGTGGAGGAATGCGTGGCGGACGATGATTACACAGTGAGATTTGTTCTCGCCGAGCCTCTGGGTTCTTTTATGGGCATCATCTGGCACCTGTACATTTTGGACGAAGAGACGGTCATGGCCAATATTGTGGATGACGGCACCTACGGCGAATATGGCGACTATGCCATGGCCTGGCTGCTGGACAACGACGCTGGCTCTGGTCCCTACACAGCTACAGAGATGGTGCATTCTGATTATTTCCTAGCAAGCCGCTTCCCTGACTGGCATATGGGCTGGGAGGGCCGCGAAAATGCCCCCGAGCAGTTTCAGGCTATTTATCTGACTGAGCCCAGTACCCAGCAGACTATGATGGCCAATCAGGAGCTGGAAATTTCTTCTCCGTGGTTTGCTCCGGAAAACTATGAGGCGTTGGATGAGATTGAGGGGGTTGAACTGGCATTTACCACATGGGCCTGCACCCAGTATATCTTCTTTAATACGCAGGCCGCCCCCACAGACGATCTGAACTACCGCAAGGCGTTGTCCTGCCTGCTGGACTATGAGAGTTTCCTCGGCCCTGTATTCTACGGCGCAGAGCGTAGCGTCGGACCGGTCTCCTCCGCAATCAACGGCCATAACGACAGCTGTACGACTTATAACTATGATATTGAGCAGGCGAAGGAATACTTGGCCCAGTCGAGGTATGCGGACACATATCAGGACATTGAACTGGAGTGTTTCCTCCTGGATTCGGCTCCAGCTCTGGAAAAAATGATGCTGTCCCTGCAGGCCAACTGCGCGCAAGTCGGCATCACTATGAATATCCGGAAGGGTCCCTGGCTGACCTATCAGGAGCAGATTTCCAACCCGGATAGTGCGCCGAATGTATCTACCTGCAACATCACGCCCTCTGTCAATGACGCCGCTTCTGTGATGCGCACTCTATTTGGCAGCGCAACCCAGGGAACGTTTGAGAATCCCACCTGGGTTTCCACGCCGGAGCTGGATGAACGGTTGGACACTGCTGTCACCATTCTGGATACAGATGAGAGAAATGCCGCTGCCATGGAACTGCAGGACTATGTGATGGCAGAGCTGTGTGCGTCGGCACCAGTCGCCGATATGGCGAATCCCTATGCGTATCAGTCCACATACATTGATTGGCCTGTTGCGGACTATTACAATGAAACCGGTGAACTGAAGTATTATGCGCTGGGCATGGATATGTACATGCCAGACATCAGCATTTATACAGATCGGTAA
- a CDS encoding ABC transporter ATP-binding protein gives MDEKLLDIQDLSVWYKTYRGFAEVVDHINLYVGKGEKIGLVGESGCGKTTTMKMVMRTLDERGIKVGEGSKLLFGGEDILAMDAKALLDLRRRKISMISQSPMAALNPVFTIGQQMMDVLKYSGQFDKHDKKGMLDAARKAIDSVMIPDPDRILNSYPHQLSGGMRQRICIATSLLTPRQLLIADEPGTALDVTVQGQIHKLLRRLVEEEKRSLIMITHSLGVVRELVDRIYVMYAGNIVENCDTAELFKNPLHPYTQGLLACVPRLTGGGISAGIYGYIPSYVNPPKGCRFFNRCPHCTERCKQEKPGTYMAAENHAVSCFLYEDKGPAKERGDGHVE, from the coding sequence ATGGATGAAAAATTGCTGGATATTCAGGATCTCTCTGTATGGTACAAGACATATCGGGGCTTTGCCGAAGTGGTGGATCACATCAATCTGTACGTGGGTAAGGGCGAAAAAATCGGCCTTGTGGGCGAGTCCGGCTGCGGAAAGACCACAACGATGAAAATGGTCATGCGGACACTGGACGAACGGGGTATCAAGGTGGGAGAGGGGTCTAAGCTCCTGTTTGGCGGTGAGGATATCCTGGCCATGGATGCGAAGGCGCTTTTGGATCTACGGCGCCGCAAGATCTCCATGATCTCCCAGTCGCCCATGGCGGCATTGAACCCTGTATTCACGATCGGCCAGCAGATGATGGATGTGCTGAAATACTCCGGGCAGTTTGATAAGCATGACAAAAAGGGAATGCTGGACGCGGCCCGGAAGGCGATTGACAGCGTGATGATTCCGGACCCGGACCGCATTCTGAACTCGTACCCGCACCAGTTATCAGGCGGTATGCGGCAGAGAATCTGCATTGCCACATCGCTTCTGACGCCCCGTCAGCTGCTGATCGCGGATGAGCCCGGTACCGCGCTGGACGTCACGGTTCAGGGGCAGATCCACAAGCTTCTGCGCAGGCTGGTGGAGGAGGAAAAGCGCTCTTTGATCATGATCACCCACTCGCTGGGCGTGGTCCGAGAGCTGGTGGACCGTATTTACGTCATGTACGCGGGAAACATCGTGGAGAACTGCGATACCGCTGAGCTTTTCAAAAATCCGCTGCATCCGTATACCCAAGGCTTGCTGGCATGTGTGCCGCGGCTTACCGGCGGCGGAATTTCAGCCGGCATTTACGGCTACATTCCAAGTTATGTAAATCCACCAAAGGGGTGCCGGTTCTTCAACCGCTGCCCTCATTGCACAGAACGCTGCAAGCAGGAAAAACCGGGCACATACATGGCTGCAGAAAATCATGCGGTGTCCTGCTTCCTCTATGAGGACAAGGGACCTGCCAAGGAGAGGGGAGACGGCCATGTCGAATGA
- a CDS encoding DUF917 domain-containing protein, producing the protein MVAFELKTKQDIQDFATGCCFFGCGGGGDPEAGIVALTEVLEKGKPLQVTSFDDLKDDDTYASVFLMGSIAPKTDEIIAKQKRNGVPVDPPYSPQEMLSKSLDVLEEYTGKKISALFAIELGGGNSCMPMSVGFDKGLTYIDADAAGRAYPQMTQALPLVMDKPCLPVAIVNGYGDTNILTRCVNSQMIERNGKMLADSGFGMVAHACYIMSGKEVKDALVPGTLSQCFKIGKTIREANEVGKDPVAAAAEAAGGYVLAKTKMVKKEGKTIDGLYYGTLELEGVDEFAGNTYKLWFENEYHVMWKNGKPWITSPDIVQCVDTKTCHPLTNTVIEVGDFVSIVGVPAREQYNSGKPFSVMNPRYYDFEFDHVPMAEVLRQENA; encoded by the coding sequence ATGGTTGCGTTTGAGTTAAAGACAAAGCAGGATATTCAGGATTTTGCCACTGGCTGCTGCTTCTTCGGCTGCGGTGGCGGCGGTGACCCTGAGGCCGGCATCGTAGCCCTGACAGAGGTGTTGGAGAAGGGGAAGCCCCTCCAGGTAACCAGCTTTGACGATCTGAAGGATGATGACACCTATGCGTCTGTTTTTCTGATGGGCTCTATCGCCCCCAAAACAGATGAGATCATTGCCAAGCAAAAGCGCAACGGCGTGCCCGTTGATCCGCCCTATTCTCCCCAGGAGATGCTTTCCAAGTCCCTGGATGTCCTGGAGGAATACACCGGGAAGAAGATCAGCGCATTGTTTGCCATTGAGCTGGGCGGCGGAAACAGCTGCATGCCCATGTCCGTTGGATTCGACAAGGGCCTGACGTATATCGACGCGGACGCCGCGGGGCGTGCCTATCCGCAGATGACCCAGGCGCTGCCGCTTGTTATGGATAAGCCCTGTCTGCCGGTGGCCATCGTCAACGGCTATGGCGACACCAATATCTTGACGCGCTGTGTGAACAGCCAGATGATCGAGCGCAACGGCAAGATGCTGGCTGACTCCGGCTTCGGTATGGTAGCCCACGCGTGCTACATCATGTCCGGTAAGGAAGTCAAGGACGCGCTGGTCCCCGGCACGCTCAGCCAGTGCTTCAAGATTGGCAAGACCATTCGGGAGGCCAACGAGGTAGGGAAGGACCCCGTGGCCGCGGCAGCGGAAGCCGCCGGCGGTTATGTTCTGGCAAAAACGAAGATGGTCAAAAAAGAGGGAAAGACCATCGACGGCCTGTACTATGGCACGCTGGAGCTGGAAGGTGTGGACGAGTTTGCTGGCAATACCTATAAGCTGTGGTTCGAGAATGAGTATCATGTGATGTGGAAGAACGGCAAGCCATGGATTACCAGCCCTGATATCGTTCAATGCGTGGATACAAAGACCTGCCATCCGTTGACCAACACGGTAATTGAAGTTGGCGACTTTGTCAGCATCGTAGGCGTGCCCGCCCGGGAGCAATACAATTCAGGAAAGCCATTCTCCGTTATGAACCCCCGCTACTATGATTTTGAGTTTGACCATGTTCCGATGGCGGAAGTCCTGCGCCAAGAAAACGCCTGA